A part of Neodiprion pinetum isolate iyNeoPine1 chromosome 4, iyNeoPine1.2, whole genome shotgun sequence genomic DNA contains:
- the LOC138190774 gene encoding uncharacterized protein, giving the protein MEEEILNIRTPVVFDESVAHYEIHAHKPYASSTFNNSDEIRITVQHQHLCILPSKSSVHIHGRFLKPDGTATVNTRLVNNAICHLFEEIRCEINAVEIDRSKNVGLTSLMKGYASLHPDQTWLMEDAGWLDVEEKKKLTDAEGIFDVLIQLSMILGFAEDYRKILVNAKHELLTATKTEATKLGLKYVWHQDGVILVRKTDGAPINRIRTIDYRAALKSS; this is encoded by the exons atggaggaagaaatcttAAACATTCGAACACCTGTCGTttttgacgaatccgttgcgcattacgagattcacgctcacaaaccttacgcctcgtcaactttcaacaacagcgatgaaattcgaatcaccgtacAGCATCAgcatttatgcatattacccagcaaaagttcggtacatatccatggacgattcctcaaacctgatggtacagctactgtaAACACACGgctcgtaaacaacgcgatctgtcatttatttgaagaaattcggtGTGAAATTAATGCAGTTGAgattgatagaagcaagaacgttggcttgacaagtctcatgaagggttacgcttccctgcaccctgatcagacttggctgatggaggacgctggatggcttgatgtagaagagaagaaaaaattaaccgatgccgagGGTATATTTGACGTATTGATACagctcagcatgatattgggtttcgctgaagactaccgcaagatccTCGTCAACGCcaaacatga ACTGCTCACGGCCACGAAAACTGAAGCAACAAAATTAGGTCTTAAGTACGTTTGGCATCAGGATGGCGTTATTCTTGTCAGGAAAACGGATGGCGCACCAATAAACAGAATCCGAACTATAGACTATCGCGCCGCTCTAAAGTCGTCTTGA